From the genome of Scytonema hofmannii PCC 7110, one region includes:
- a CDS encoding type II toxin-antitoxin system RelE/ParE family toxin: protein MEVQPREIRTYLTEDGRNLFDNWLDALRDRRAKAKIRARLDRVEEGNLGDCKPVGEGVFELRIDYASGYRIYFGQEETTIIILLCGGDKSTQVKDIEKAQKYWKNYRSRNDA, encoded by the coding sequence ATGGAAGTACAGCCAAGGGAGATTAGGACTTACCTTACAGAAGATGGGAGAAATCTATTTGATAACTGGTTAGATGCTTTACGAGACAGAAGAGCAAAAGCTAAAATTAGAGCAAGGCTTGACCGAGTTGAAGAAGGAAACTTAGGAGATTGTAAACCCGTAGGTGAAGGAGTTTTTGAACTGAGAATAGATTATGCTTCTGGGTATCGAATATATTTTGGGCAGGAAGAAACAACAATTATTATCCTCTTATGTGGTGGTGATAAAAGTACCCAGGTAAAAGATATTGAAAAAGCTCAAAAATACTGGAAAAACTATAGGAGTAGGAATGATGCCTAG
- a CDS encoding DNA-binding protein: MPRSTSYHKKLIEDLKNSLEAASYIEVVLEEGDPKMLRKALKNVIEAQGGIHRLSEQAQECYEKLERTLLEKEEVEFYCFNALLDALGLHLAVTVKSI, from the coding sequence ATGCCTAGAAGTACAAGCTATCATAAAAAACTAATTGAAGACCTTAAAAATTCATTAGAAGCTGCATCTTATATTGAAGTTGTTTTGGAAGAAGGCGATCCAAAAATGTTAAGAAAAGCTCTAAAAAATGTTATTGAAGCACAAGGTGGAATTCATAGACTGTCAGAACAAGCTCAGGAATGTTATGAGAAACTAGAGCGGACTTTATTGGAAAAAGAAGAAGTTGAATTTTACTGTTTCAACGCTTTATTAGATGCACTTGGTTTGCACTTAGCAGTTACAGTTAAATCAATATGA
- a CDS encoding rhodanese-like domain-containing protein, with product MTNKLVDNIIPQQPPIDSQSDVHVVKSRLEWGEPAFTILDVRDRNAFNQGHIMGAMPFPQDELVDRAGSIAKTRDIYVYGENDEQTAQAAQQLRSAGFVHVSELKGGLAAWKAVGGPTEGIIESRTPAGADDYNVVARLKNHAETQQKG from the coding sequence ATGACTAACAAACTAGTAGACAACATCATTCCACAACAGCCTCCTATCGACTCACAGTCTGATGTTCACGTTGTTAAGTCTCGCTTGGAATGGGGCGAACCTGCTTTTACAATTTTAGATGTGCGCGACCGCAATGCCTTCAATCAAGGACACATTATGGGTGCAATGCCCTTTCCACAAGATGAATTGGTAGATCGTGCAGGCTCCATAGCGAAAACTCGTGATATTTACGTTTACGGTGAAAACGACGAACAAACTGCTCAAGCGGCACAACAATTGAGAAGTGCTGGCTTTGTACATGTATCTGAACTCAAAGGCGGTTTGGCTGCATGGAAAGCAGTTGGTGGTCCTACTGAAGGAATTATCGAATCAAGAACTCCTGCTGGTGCAGATGACTACAACGTTGTAGCTCGTTTGAAAAATCACGCAGAAACCCAGCAAAAAGGTTAG
- a CDS encoding ribonuclease H-like domain-containing protein, giving the protein MEDFQVCDRDLTEVTLSHYLQNDEIAVDTETMGLLPQRDRLCLVQLCNKEGKVTAIRIAKGQTEAPNLKQLLEATNVVKIFHFARFDLAAIRYNLGIYIQPIFCTKIASKLARTYTQRHGLKDLVQELEQVELDKSAQSSDWGNAANLSQAQLSYAANDVRYLISARQKLVNMLKREERYEVALECFECLPTIVSLDLLQFKDVFEH; this is encoded by the coding sequence ATGGAAGATTTTCAGGTTTGCGATCGCGACCTTACTGAGGTTACTTTATCCCATTATCTACAAAATGATGAAATTGCTGTAGATACTGAAACCATGGGGCTACTTCCACAACGCGATCGCTTGTGTCTTGTCCAATTATGCAACAAAGAGGGCAAAGTCACTGCAATCCGTATTGCCAAAGGACAAACGGAGGCTCCGAACTTAAAACAATTGTTGGAAGCGACAAATGTCGTTAAAATATTCCACTTTGCACGTTTCGATCTTGCGGCGATACGTTACAACTTAGGCATTTATATTCAACCTATTTTTTGTACCAAGATAGCCAGTAAGTTAGCACGTACTTATACTCAACGCCACGGTCTGAAGGACTTGGTGCAAGAGTTGGAACAAGTGGAATTAGATAAAAGCGCTCAAAGTTCTGATTGGGGAAATGCTGCCAATTTATCACAAGCGCAACTGAGTTATGCTGCCAATGATGTACGTTACTTGATTAGTGCGCGACAAAAGCTAGTTAATATGCTCAAACGTGAAGAGCGTTATGAAGTCGCTCTAGAGTGTTTTGAGTGTTTGCCCACTATAGTTTCCTTAGATTTATTGCAATTTAAGGATGTGTTTGAACACTGA
- a CDS encoding CAP domain-containing protein encodes MFRQTAFGIALSTLVLASGLPTSLFAGYSSKQKATQNKSVSIPLRQVKSFSTFKTTDLEKSVFDQINRYRVSKGLRKLTLNSRIIRQARIHSQNMARHKAPFSHQGFKRRVDAIPLRYRSASENLAFNQGYSDPVKEAVTSWLKSPAHLKNIKGHYNLTGIGVATNSDGEVYLTQIFVRQ; translated from the coding sequence ATGTTCCGACAAACTGCTTTTGGCATTGCTTTAAGTACGCTTGTCCTTGCCAGTGGATTACCAACGAGTTTATTTGCGGGTTACTCTTCTAAACAAAAAGCAACCCAAAATAAGTCGGTATCAATTCCATTACGCCAGGTTAAATCATTCTCTACCTTTAAAACGACTGATTTGGAAAAATCGGTTTTTGACCAAATTAATCGGTATCGGGTTTCTAAGGGTTTGCGAAAGCTGACTTTAAATTCAAGAATTATTCGACAAGCTAGGATTCACAGTCAAAATATGGCTAGACACAAAGCCCCATTTAGTCACCAAGGGTTTAAAAGAAGAGTTGATGCTATTCCCCTTCGCTACAGAAGCGCATCAGAAAATCTCGCTTTTAACCAAGGATATAGCGATCCGGTCAAAGAAGCTGTGACGAGTTGGCTTAAAAGCCCCGCACATCTGAAGAACATTAAGGGACATTACAATTTGACTGGCATTGGTGTCGCTACTAACAGTGATGGTGAAGTATATCTGACACAGATTTTTGTTCGGCAGTAG